A genomic region of Caldicellulosiruptor acetigenus contains the following coding sequences:
- a CDS encoding DUF488 family protein has product MKPIYSIGYSSTRFVDFLDILKSFKISVLVDVRTNPFSRFVPEYRKENLEKALKQANIGYLFLGNLLGGKPENPSYYTPEGYWNYNIIIQSMEFKEGIETLLDLAERETIALMCSEFDPAQCHRALIIGRYLLSYHNIAINHLMGKWVQVDQRALEESLIFRYFPQTTGQHSFFSNEELINEVYELQMKKVFKVKTK; this is encoded by the coding sequence GTGAAGCCAATATATTCCATTGGCTATTCATCAACAAGATTTGTTGATTTTTTAGACATACTTAAAAGTTTCAAAATTTCAGTACTTGTAGATGTAAGAACAAACCCTTTTTCAAGATTCGTTCCAGAGTATAGGAAAGAAAATTTAGAAAAAGCTTTAAAACAGGCTAATATTGGCTACTTATTTCTTGGGAATCTCCTTGGCGGAAAGCCAGAAAACCCTTCTTATTATACTCCCGAGGGTTATTGGAACTACAATATAATAATCCAGTCAATGGAGTTTAAAGAAGGTATAGAAACTTTACTTGATCTTGCGGAAAGAGAAACAATAGCTTTGATGTGTAGTGAATTTGATCCTGCACAATGTCACAGAGCACTTATAATTGGACGATATTTATTGAGTTATCACAACATAGCTATCAATCATTTGATGGGGAAATGGGTACAAGTAGATCAGCGTGCATTAGAAGAGAGTCTTATTTTTAGGTATTTTCCTCAAACAACTGGTCAACATTCATTTTTTAGCAATGAAGAACTTATCAATGAAGTATATGAGTTGCAGATGAAGAAAGTATTTAAGGTTAAGACTAAATAG
- a CDS encoding flagellar protein FlaG produces MVVDGIGVKTIDISNAVSRIQESRTRPENVEVSWQDEKGINKEGVNDKFTEKDDKKELDEDTLIKMINQANKAFEAKYTRLEFSIHKETHEIVVKVYDKETNELIREIPPEKILDIIAKLWELAGIFVDERR; encoded by the coding sequence ATGGTTGTTGATGGCATTGGAGTCAAAACCATTGATATATCGAATGCAGTATCAAGAATTCAAGAAAGCAGAACAAGACCTGAAAATGTAGAGGTTAGTTGGCAAGACGAAAAGGGTATAAATAAAGAAGGAGTTAATGATAAATTTACAGAGAAGGATGACAAGAAGGAACTTGATGAAGATACACTCATAAAGATGATAAACCAGGCAAACAAAGCATTTGAAGCAAAATACACAAGACTTGAGTTTTCTATTCACAAAGAGACACATGAGATTGTTGTAAAGGTGTATGACAAAGAAACAAATGAGCTTATAAGAGAAATACCACCAGAGAAGATTTTAGATATAATTGCAAAGCTGTGGGAGCTTGCAGGCATTTTTGTGGATGAGAGAAGATAG
- the fliD gene encoding flagellar filament capping protein FliD, which produces MNVNSTSSTSYTNPYDAYKYYTRIGGLASGLDTDSIIQGLMSVEKTKYNKLYQQKQLLEWQRQDYMDMASAISSFKDYVFNLKLSSNFVKYKTAGEAVDAGYVSVTGTANTFEGNYQIKVEQLATQANAVVNDLTVITRDAQNNVKLQIDLTVDGSTVTKTVELTWNPGDSVATFGANLAKAINSAFSTDGSLKAYYDSTLNKLVITSQKTGSSVSFTVKDLNNNNTVIASGTGTDAKAYIKDSFGNESQVPSSATNTINVYGMSITLNKTTYNAQTNTYDYKSFSISKDVDAIVNNIKELINKYNELVSKIYSKITEKRNRDYLPLTEEQKSQMKDTDIQKWEEAAKKGLLYGDSILSGFLNNLRYYLYKAVPGLPSNLDTISEAGIETYSYFESKEGKIYIKDESKLRQAISNNFDAFVKLFTSSGSDTNTIEDDGILQRFYNIANDTLKKIYDKAGKPYFTSSYDPNSSIGKQLRSIIDQMNAEQERLQKIEDRYYRQFTQLERLIAQMNTQSSWLSQQFSAK; this is translated from the coding sequence ATGAATGTTAATTCAACAAGCTCTACAAGTTACACAAATCCCTACGATGCATACAAATATTACACAAGAATTGGTGGGCTTGCAAGCGGACTTGACACAGATTCAATTATTCAAGGTTTAATGAGTGTTGAAAAGACAAAGTATAATAAACTCTATCAACAAAAGCAGCTTCTTGAATGGCAAAGACAGGATTATATGGATATGGCAAGTGCCATATCAAGCTTTAAAGATTATGTGTTCAACCTCAAACTTTCCAGTAACTTTGTAAAATATAAAACTGCTGGTGAAGCAGTAGATGCAGGGTATGTATCTGTTACAGGAACAGCCAATACTTTTGAAGGAAATTATCAAATAAAGGTTGAGCAGCTTGCAACCCAAGCGAATGCTGTTGTAAATGATCTGACAGTGATCACAAGAGATGCTCAAAACAACGTGAAGCTTCAGATTGATTTGACAGTTGATGGTTCAACTGTTACAAAGACAGTAGAGCTTACTTGGAATCCAGGGGATTCTGTAGCAACTTTTGGTGCTAATTTAGCGAAGGCAATAAATTCAGCGTTCAGTACTGATGGTAGCTTAAAAGCCTATTATGACTCAACTTTAAATAAGCTTGTGATAACTTCTCAAAAAACTGGCAGCAGTGTTAGCTTTACTGTAAAAGATTTAAATAACAATAATACTGTAATAGCAAGTGGGACTGGTACAGATGCAAAAGCTTATATCAAGGATAGTTTTGGCAATGAGTCACAAGTACCTTCTTCAGCTACAAATACAATTAATGTATATGGTATGAGTATTACTCTGAATAAAACGACTTATAATGCTCAAACAAACACATATGATTATAAATCATTTTCCATCTCAAAAGATGTTGATGCTATTGTAAACAACATCAAAGAGCTTATAAACAAATACAATGAACTTGTTAGCAAGATATACAGCAAAATCACAGAAAAGAGAAACAGAGATTATCTGCCGCTGACAGAAGAACAAAAGTCTCAAATGAAAGATACTGACATTCAAAAATGGGAAGAAGCTGCTAAAAAAGGGCTTTTATATGGTGACTCAATTTTATCAGGTTTTTTGAACAATTTGCGTTATTACCTATACAAAGCAGTTCCAGGGCTTCCTTCTAATTTAGATACAATTTCAGAAGCGGGTATAGAAACGTATAGCTACTTTGAAAGCAAAGAAGGAAAGATTTATATAAAAGATGAAAGCAAGTTAAGACAGGCAATTTCAAATAATTTTGATGCATTTGTAAAGCTTTTTACATCAAGTGGTAGCGATACAAACACCATTGAAGATGATGGAATTTTACAGCGTTTTTACAATATTGCTAATGATACTCTCAAAAAGATTTATGACAAAGCAGGCAAACCATATTTTACAAGTTCTTATGATCCCAACAGTTCGATAGGAAAACAGCTGAGGAGTATTATAGACCAGATGAATGCAGAACAGGAAAGACTTCAGAAAATTGAAGATAGGTATTATCGTCAGTTTACCCAGCTTGAGAGATTGATTGCGCAGATGAACACCCAAAGTTCATGGCTTTCCCAGCAGTTTAGCGCAAAATAA
- a CDS encoding IS200/IS605 family accessory protein TnpB-related protein, translated as MLTIQAKLIFDSSEDKQKVLNLMRKWSACMRYAYKRLLEGHKRNELKRQLQGIFNLNSRYVDDAIMKSQSVKKSCEQKGENPKKVIFGGRTLFEKLQKRHINGRAYRKLQLEWQEKRKGNLYSRGDRSKKGNLNTRIEIDGNSTKLRINVDEREYVYAIIRPGWEVKGGTYTDRNQLLQAIATSGEPYSVELKLKNSKIYAYFTVEEVFPKVKITRANGVIGIDTNAYPKHLAWVETDSSGQFLSYGEIPMPELESGNFDKREYYRWQYAHMIVAMAKEKQKAIVIENLDIKDRGRRGDFSGRKSRRIRHYFGYRSLLEKVKLLAKREGIEVIEADPAYTSIIGMLKYAPQFMVSKDVAAAYVIARRGLGLKERIPHNYMEHLSSLDVNSLEELKEHVKKTVKNPNVSKRQLREIDWAIKILQSSGSEPGRLSESLDGTSEDSHRKLSCNLWRVLRVAVVTPLSPERVLRDLSVLKLLLVSGQVGRPG; from the coding sequence ATGCTAACCATCCAGGCTAAGCTGATTTTTGACAGCAGCGAGGATAAGCAGAAAGTATTAAACCTTATGAGAAAATGGTCGGCTTGTATGAGATATGCATACAAAAGGCTTTTAGAAGGACATAAGAGAAATGAACTCAAAAGACAGCTTCAGGGGATTTTCAACCTGAACTCCCGATACGTTGATGATGCGATAATGAAGTCGCAAAGTGTTAAAAAATCTTGCGAACAGAAGGGAGAAAATCCCAAAAAGGTAATCTTTGGTGGAAGAACGCTGTTTGAAAAGCTTCAAAAGAGGCATATAAACGGCAGGGCGTACAGGAAACTTCAGCTTGAGTGGCAGGAGAAGAGGAAAGGGAATCTGTACTCAAGGGGAGACAGGAGCAAGAAAGGGAATCTCAACACAAGGATTGAGATAGACGGAAACAGCACAAAACTCAGAATAAACGTAGATGAAAGGGAGTATGTATATGCAATTATACGGCCTGGATGGGAAGTGAAAGGTGGAACGTACACAGACAGGAATCAACTTCTGCAGGCGATTGCCACCTCAGGAGAGCCCTATTCTGTTGAATTGAAGCTCAAAAACAGCAAGATATATGCTTATTTTACCGTTGAAGAGGTTTTCCCGAAAGTCAAGATAACAAGAGCAAACGGAGTTATAGGGATAGATACGAACGCATATCCCAAACACCTGGCATGGGTAGAAACAGACAGCAGTGGACAATTTCTGAGCTACGGTGAGATACCAATGCCGGAGCTTGAGAGCGGAAACTTTGACAAGAGGGAGTATTACAGGTGGCAGTACGCTCACATGATAGTAGCAATGGCAAAGGAGAAACAAAAAGCCATAGTAATCGAGAATTTGGACATAAAGGACAGGGGCAGGAGAGGAGACTTTTCAGGTAGAAAATCAAGACGTATAAGGCACTATTTTGGGTACAGGTCACTTTTAGAGAAGGTAAAACTTTTGGCAAAGCGGGAAGGAATAGAGGTTATAGAAGCAGACCCGGCTTATACTTCGATAATAGGTATGCTGAAGTACGCGCCGCAGTTCATGGTAAGCAAGGATGTAGCGGCAGCGTATGTGATAGCAAGAAGAGGTCTTGGATTAAAAGAAAGGATACCGCACAACTACATGGAGCACCTCAGTAGTCTTGATGTAAACAGTTTGGAAGAACTGAAGGAACACGTGAAAAAGACGGTCAAGAACCCGAACGTTAGTAAAAGACAGCTCAGGGAGATAGACTGGGCGATAAAGATTTTACAAAGCTCTGGGAGTGAGCCAGGGAGGCTATCCGAGTCTCTGGATGGAACAAGCGAGGATAGTCACAGGAAATTATCCTGTAATCTCTGGCGAGTTCTCAGGGTAGCGGTGGTAACTCCACTCTCTCCTGAGAGGGTTTTAAGAGACCTCTCTGTCCTGAAACTGCTTCTGGTTTCAGGACAAGTGGGGAGACCCGGCTAA
- the fliS gene encoding flagellar export chaperone FliS — MDAAARYQEEVIMTKPPEELTLMLYDGCIRFIKLAMQAIDEKKLDKANENIIKAENIITELMSTLDMSYEISKNLMSLYDFVYRWLIQANLKKDKKYLEEALEIVQDLRNTWAEAIKIARQQKNK; from the coding sequence ATGGACGCAGCTGCAAGATATCAAGAAGAAGTAATAATGACAAAGCCACCAGAGGAACTCACTTTGATGCTTTATGATGGATGCATAAGATTTATAAAACTTGCAATGCAGGCAATTGATGAAAAAAAGCTTGACAAAGCAAATGAGAATATTATCAAGGCAGAGAATATCATCACAGAGCTCATGTCAACACTTGATATGAGCTATGAAATATCTAAAAATTTAATGAGCCTTTATGATTTTGTTTACCGATGGCTCATTCAAGCAAATCTCAAAAAAGACAAAAAGTATTTGGAAGAGGCACTTGAGATTGTGCAGGATTTGCGAAACACCTGGGCAGAGGCAATAAAGATTGCAAGACAGCAGAAGAATAAATAA
- a CDS encoding flagellar protein FlgN has product MYNKLVSLLEEKEKLVDRFLTLTTLQQEYILNDNFDELSKIVDEKGDLIERINRIDSEFLEEFERIKKQKGIKSFDEITDIDKETGILLKSLTSSILQKLQVIKDIDEKNNILIRAKFYEIKKTIKSMRYKKEALKDYSQYKQTQFPSGFDRKE; this is encoded by the coding sequence ATGTATAATAAGCTTGTAAGTCTTCTCGAAGAAAAGGAAAAGCTTGTGGATAGGTTTTTGACTCTTACCACTTTGCAACAGGAGTATATTTTAAATGACAACTTTGATGAACTTTCTAAGATTGTTGATGAAAAAGGGGATTTGATTGAGAGAATAAATAGAATAGACAGCGAATTTTTAGAGGAGTTTGAACGCATCAAAAAACAAAAAGGAATAAAAAGTTTTGATGAGATAACAGATATTGACAAAGAAACGGGTATTTTGCTCAAAAGCCTCACATCATCTATTTTGCAAAAACTGCAGGTTATAAAGGACATAGACGAAAAGAATAATATTCTAATTCGAGCAAAATTTTATGAGATAAAAAAGACTATAAAAAGCATGCGGTACAAAAAAGAGGCGTTGAAAGACTATTCCCAGTACAAACAGACCCAGTTTCCATCCGGGTTTGACAGGAAAGAATAA
- a CDS encoding DUF2442 domain-containing protein produces MEYYPEVVQVIPTEDYKVYIYFDDGSIKLFDASTLLEKGEFQRLKDKKFFMERCTVLNGTLAWDVSGNYDETTCLDLDPLVLYETCPEVEEPTWLFEKIENEFRQKTNKEGAF; encoded by the coding sequence ATGGAATATTACCCTGAGGTTGTGCAGGTTATTCCTACCGAGGATTACAAGGTGTATATATACTTTGATGATGGCAGCATAAAACTTTTTGATGCTTCTACCCTGCTTGAAAAGGGTGAATTTCAAAGACTCAAAGATAAAAAATTCTTTATGGAAAGATGCACTGTTCTAAATGGAACACTTGCGTGGGATGTAAGTGGAAACTACGATGAGACAACCTGCCTTGACTTAGACCCACTTGTTCTGTATGAAACTTGCCCTGAGGTGGAGGAGCCTACATGGCTTTTTGAAAAGATTGAAAATGAATTTAGGCAAAAGACAAACAAAGAAGGGGCTTTTTAA
- a CDS encoding MFS transporter: protein MPQLSSKQGLKVLLSSISLFILANAFMGIGGGINDTIFNNYIAATYKISPMARGVLEFPRETPGFLIIFLIGFLYFLGDLRVSIIATFLCSFSLIGLGFLAPSFLLLIVWTAIYNTGTHLNMVLTSSIGMELSKEDEYGKTLGLIGSVATAASIIGYFIVMVGFKFLNFSFQTAYVVAAVMYLFAALFLVPIKLPKKTQHKGFKFVIKKDYWLYYVLSIFFGARKQIFITFAPWVLIKIFKQPVANFALVGIICSFLGIGFRNIIGRLIDKLGEKKILTFDAVVIFLICLGYAATENIKIKWLALAIAYGCYIIDNLMFATSMARSTYIKKIIKHPDDLTPTLSTGTSMDHAVSMSLPMLSGFLWNKLGYEYVFVLAAAFALGNLYFVRKIKIES, encoded by the coding sequence GTGCCACAGCTCAGTTCAAAGCAGGGTTTAAAAGTTCTTCTTTCAAGTATTTCCTTGTTTATTTTGGCAAATGCTTTTATGGGAATTGGCGGTGGGATAAACGACACAATATTTAACAACTACATTGCTGCAACATACAAGATATCCCCCATGGCAAGAGGAGTTCTGGAGTTTCCGCGCGAAACCCCTGGTTTTTTAATTATCTTTCTTATTGGTTTTTTATACTTTCTTGGCGATCTGAGGGTAAGCATTATTGCTACTTTTTTATGCTCATTTTCTTTAATTGGTCTTGGATTTCTTGCCCCAAGCTTTCTACTTTTGATTGTTTGGACAGCCATATACAATACAGGCACACATCTTAATATGGTTCTGACCTCAAGTATTGGAATGGAGCTTTCAAAAGAGGATGAGTATGGTAAAACTTTAGGACTCATTGGTTCTGTTGCAACAGCGGCATCTATAATTGGATATTTCATAGTAATGGTGGGTTTTAAGTTTTTAAATTTTTCTTTTCAAACTGCGTATGTTGTTGCTGCTGTGATGTATCTTTTTGCAGCCCTGTTTCTTGTGCCAATAAAACTTCCAAAAAAGACACAGCACAAGGGATTTAAGTTTGTAATAAAAAAGGATTACTGGCTTTACTATGTGCTTTCAATCTTCTTTGGCGCAAGAAAGCAAATATTTATCACCTTTGCACCCTGGGTTTTGATTAAGATCTTCAAACAGCCTGTTGCGAATTTTGCACTTGTGGGAATCATCTGTTCATTTTTGGGAATTGGTTTTAGAAACATAATCGGCAGGCTCATTGACAAGCTTGGCGAAAAGAAGATACTCACATTTGATGCGGTAGTAATTTTTCTTATATGTCTTGGATATGCTGCAACTGAGAATATAAAGATAAAATGGCTTGCGCTTGCCATTGCCTATGGGTGTTACATCATTGACAACTTGATGTTTGCAACATCAATGGCAAGGTCAACATACATAAAGAAGATAATAAAACATCCTGATGATCTGACTCCTACTCTTTCAACAGGCACAAGCATGGACCATGCAGTTTCAATGAGCCTTCCAATGCTATCTGGTTTTCTGTGGAACAAACTTGGGTATGAGTACGTATTTGTCTTAGCAGCAGCTTTTGCGTTGGGGAATTTGTATTTTGTGAGGAAAATAAAGATTGAAAGCTAA
- the thpR gene encoding RNA 2',3'-cyclic phosphodiesterase: MRTFIGIDFPKSLKEQIVEVQSFLKSISKKGRWKYIDNFHLTLKFLGEIEYEKVEKIRQALEKILKDFSRFSLKISSCGYFKGHGNLRVVYLKPDGNLEKLNTLFSLVEDAMAELGFEREKREYTPHITIAQDVVLNEPFESFQKYVESFSFDEIPVEKVILFLSEEIDRKRVYTPIFDIELE; the protein is encoded by the coding sequence ATGCGAACATTCATTGGTATTGACTTTCCAAAAAGCTTAAAAGAGCAGATTGTTGAAGTGCAAAGCTTTTTAAAGTCAATCAGCAAAAAAGGCAGATGGAAGTACATTGACAACTTTCATTTAACCCTCAAATTCTTGGGTGAGATTGAATATGAAAAGGTGGAAAAAATCAGACAGGCGCTTGAAAAGATTCTAAAAGATTTTTCCCGTTTTTCATTGAAAATCTCATCGTGCGGATATTTTAAAGGGCATGGAAACTTGAGAGTTGTGTATCTAAAACCAGATGGCAATCTTGAAAAACTTAATACCCTTTTTTCTCTTGTTGAGGATGCAATGGCAGAGCTTGGATTTGAAAGAGAAAAAAGAGAGTACACACCCCATATAACAATTGCCCAGGATGTTGTATTAAATGAACCTTTTGAGAGTTTTCAAAAGTATGTTGAAAGCTTTTCTTTTGATGAAATTCCTGTTGAAAAGGTCATTCTTTTTTTGAGCGAGGAGATAGATAGAAAAAGAGTCTATACACCTATATTTGATATTGAGCTTGAATAA
- the proB gene encoding glutamate 5-kinase, whose amino-acid sequence MRDFGNVKKVVVKVGTSTVTYPTGKLNLSRLEKLARVLSDIKNEGRDVVLVTSGAVASGLGRLGLTKNHKTTQEKQALAAIGQGILMQIYEKLFGEYGVVVAQVLLTKDVVDEEKKMLNVKNTFEYLFKYGAIPIVNENDVVAIEELEFGDNDTLSAYVATIIDADLLIILSDIDGLYSCDPRLDKNAQLIKEVFEIDSYIESIAGGAGTVNSTGGMQTKIEAAKIAMQHGIPMVIANGENPSIVKEILEGKEIGTLFVSKNTVSR is encoded by the coding sequence ATGCGAGACTTTGGAAATGTAAAAAAGGTTGTTGTAAAGGTTGGAACAAGCACTGTAACATATCCCACAGGTAAGCTAAATCTTTCGCGCTTAGAAAAACTTGCAAGAGTTCTTTCTGACATAAAAAATGAAGGAAGGGACGTTGTGCTTGTCACATCTGGTGCTGTTGCATCAGGTTTGGGCAGGCTTGGGCTTACCAAAAATCACAAAACAACTCAAGAAAAACAGGCGCTCGCGGCAATTGGCCAGGGAATTTTAATGCAGATTTACGAAAAGCTTTTTGGTGAATACGGAGTTGTGGTTGCCCAGGTGCTTCTTACCAAGGATGTTGTCGATGAAGAGAAGAAGATGCTGAATGTTAAGAACACATTTGAATACCTGTTTAAATATGGTGCAATTCCAATTGTGAACGAAAACGACGTTGTTGCGATTGAAGAGCTTGAGTTTGGCGACAACGATACTCTGTCTGCTTATGTTGCGACAATAATTGATGCTGACCTTTTGATAATTCTTTCTGACATAGACGGGCTTTACTCATGTGACCCCAGACTTGATAAAAATGCACAGCTTATAAAAGAGGTTTTTGAGATTGACTCATATATAGAAAGTATTGCAGGTGGTGCAGGTACTGTCAACTCAACAGGCGGTATGCAGACCAAAATAGAAGCTGCTAAGATTGCAATGCAACATGGGATTCCTATGGTCATTGCAAACGGTGAAAATCCGTCAATTGTAAAAGAGATTTTAGAGGGCAAGGAGATAGGAACTTTGTTTGTTAGTAAAAACACCGTTTCAAGATAA
- a CDS encoding glutamate-5-semialdehyde dehydrogenase encodes MSDLIEKAKKVKEASKKLMNLSENEKNRALSCISQKILEKMDFILQENQKDMENAVSKGIKGALLDRLKLTEDRIKQICKGIEDVIKLPDPVGEVISMWKRPNGLVIGQKRVPIGAIGIIYEARPNVTVDAAILCLKAGNSVLLRGGSEAINSNIAFVKVMKEGLLEAGIEEGSIEIVEDTSRETAVAMMKLNEYLDLLIPRGGANLIKTVVQNATVPVIETGVGNCHVFVDESADFEMAKRIVINAKTQRPGVCNAAEKLLVHKNIAEQFLPMIIKELMERNVEIRGCPTAVEICSKNGIEIKEATEDDWYTEYLDLIMGVKVVSSIDDAIEHINKYGSKHSEAIVTKDYFNAQKFLDYVDAAAVYVNASTRFTDGFEFGFGAEIGISTQKLHARGPMGLKELTTIKYIIYGSGQIRK; translated from the coding sequence ATGAGCGATTTGATTGAAAAAGCAAAAAAGGTTAAAGAAGCGTCAAAAAAGCTCATGAACCTTTCTGAAAATGAAAAGAATAGGGCACTTTCATGCATATCTCAAAAGATATTAGAGAAGATGGATTTTATTTTGCAAGAAAACCAAAAAGATATGGAAAATGCTGTTTCTAAAGGCATCAAAGGAGCACTTTTGGACAGGTTAAAACTCACAGAAGATAGGATAAAGCAAATTTGCAAGGGAATTGAGGATGTTATAAAACTTCCTGACCCGGTTGGCGAAGTTATTTCTATGTGGAAGCGTCCCAACGGGCTTGTGATTGGTCAAAAGAGAGTGCCGATTGGTGCAATAGGAATAATCTATGAGGCAAGACCAAATGTTACTGTTGATGCAGCCATTTTGTGTTTAAAAGCTGGAAACAGTGTTCTTTTGCGAGGCGGGTCTGAAGCGATAAACTCAAATATTGCATTTGTAAAGGTAATGAAAGAAGGTTTACTTGAAGCTGGGATTGAGGAAGGTAGTATAGAGATTGTTGAGGACACATCACGTGAGACTGCTGTTGCCATGATGAAATTGAATGAGTATTTGGACCTTTTGATTCCACGCGGTGGTGCAAACCTTATAAAAACTGTTGTGCAGAACGCAACAGTTCCTGTGATAGAGACTGGTGTTGGAAACTGTCACGTTTTTGTTGATGAAAGCGCTGATTTTGAGATGGCAAAAAGAATTGTGATAAATGCAAAGACTCAAAGACCGGGTGTTTGCAATGCTGCTGAAAAGCTTCTTGTACACAAAAACATTGCAGAGCAGTTCTTGCCGATGATTATAAAAGAGTTGATGGAAAGAAACGTTGAGATAAGAGGATGCCCCACAGCAGTTGAGATTTGCAGTAAAAATGGAATTGAGATAAAAGAAGCCACTGAAGATGACTGGTATACAGAGTATTTAGATTTGATAATGGGTGTTAAGGTAGTTAGCAGCATTGATGATGCAATTGAACATATTAACAAATATGGCTCAAAACATTCAGAAGCTATTGTAACTAAGGACTACTTCAACGCTCAAAAGTTCTTGGACTATGTAGATGCTGCGGCCGTGTATGTGAACGCATCAACAAGGTTCACAGACGGCTTTGAATTTGGGTTTGGAGCAGAGATTGGAATCTCAACTCAAAAACTTCATGCAAGAGGTCCTATGGGGTTAAAAGAGCTCACAACAATAAAATATATCATCTATGGCAGCGGACAAATAAGAAAATAA
- a CDS encoding nucleotidyltransferase domain-containing protein — MEQKTRFKDIHLRQDLEQITQELKKIYGDKLIKVILFGSYATGKYDLESDVDIAVLVDLDEDQLKKYEDSLDAIATEFGYKTLKVFSIIDFPFRRFEKLKEILPFYKSIEEKGIVLYG, encoded by the coding sequence ATGGAACAAAAAACAAGATTTAAAGACATTCATTTGCGTCAAGATTTAGAACAAATTACCCAGGAGCTGAAGAAAATTTATGGTGATAAGCTAATAAAAGTGATTTTGTTTGGTTCATACGCTACAGGAAAGTACGATTTAGAGTCTGATGTTGATATAGCAGTTTTAGTAGATTTAGATGAGGATCAATTAAAAAAGTATGAAGATAGCTTAGATGCCATTGCAACCGAGTTTGGATATAAGACTTTAAAAGTATTTTCGATTATAGATTTTCCCTTTAGAAGATTTGAAAAACTAAAAGAGATATTGCCATTTTATAAAAGTATTGAGGAGAAAGGGATAGTATTATATGGATGA